The region AGATACCGCTCGTTCACGCTTTGTTGGTGGCCCTGGTCACGGCGGTCGCGATAGGCCTGCCTGTTGCGAGATACACCTCCAAGCCGGTTCCGCCTAGGGCGGCGATGAAGGTCAGAAGGGTGAGGCACACGCCATTGATTGTCCATCAGGGAGCCTACATAATCCTAGCTCTACTCATCATTCAGATGATTGCGCTAGTCCTAGGAATAGATGCCCATCTCAAAGAGAGTTATACGCTAGCCTCTCTTCACTTCGGTGTCTCGATAATAGCGTTCGGGTGGCTGATATTCGTGGCCAAGGTGATGACGGTGGATCTGCATTACATAACGAGGACCGTGGAGGGAGCTTAGAGGATCCCCAAAAACGAATTCTTTATTCGATGATCAACTAAAATGCTTTTTATCATACTGCGGGAGTCGGTCCCGATGGACAGAGATACTCTCCTGCTGCTGGGGGTCATGATCATAGTGCTCCTGGTCCTAGGCTCGATTTACACCGTGATGTATAGGGGAGTGGCGCCTTCGCTCCTAGGAAGCTACACCCAAACTCAGCAGACTCAGCAGAGTCAAACGCAGGGGGCTAAAGCCCAGGAAGCACCATTCCAATTTAAGGATAAATTCCTGCTCACTAAGGAATTCTCCGTCAATTATGATGTCTATATGAACGGGAGTAAGGGAGGCGAGTTGACTGTTTACTCCAAGGGCGAGAAGTACAGGATGGACTTCTCGAAGGAGGATGCCAACTACGTCATGATAAAATCTGGGGGATCCTATACAGTATGCTATAAACTCCCTCAGGAGGACTGGACTTGTTTCAGCGTTAATTCCTCGGAGGAGGCAATTCAGTCCACGGGTGAGGAGCTCAAGGATCCTGTGGATGAGGGCCGGAAGTTCAGCACCCCCCAATACAATGGATCTAGGAACTATGCGGGCCAGAAAGGTTACTGTTATTACGTGAAGAGCGGGACAGATGGTGGGGAACTTATAACAGAGATCTGCATAACGGATAAAGGAATACCAGTTTACTACCTATATCTGGAGAGATCGTTGGATGGAAATTTAATAACTAGGGTGGAATTTGTAGCAAAGACAATCTCGTATTCCGTGCAAGACACAGTGTTCAACCCACCTGCCACACCGTCATGACATTCATGTAAATATTTTTGACATATAAGTGCGAATATCCGAATTGAAACTCGATTACACGTAACATTTTTAAACAAGTACTTCCACACGTTAGGGGGGAGCATGGGAGAGAACCTCCCGGAGTTCGAGCACGTTTATAACGCTATAGTGTCCGAGATAAGGGCGTTCATCCATGGTTCGGAGTGCAACATGGACCTCATAAGGAGTTTGATAGCGGCGCTACCGCCCGAGTCCCTGGAGCAGCTGATCGAGCAGCTGCATCAGAACCTAGTGTCTTGGTTTGAGATGGGACTAATATCGGAGGAGAGGTTAGCCAGAGGATTGGAGAAGCTGGAGGAGATAAGGAAGCTCTATCCTCTACCCTCTCAAAGGTGATTCGGCCTCATGGAGGCCTAATTGGTCGCATCATCCACGGAGTCCATGGAAAGGTAAAGGGACTCAATAAGTTTTTATTCGGTGCTCCGGCGCCACTGGATACGTGGATTTCAAGCTTGTGATCGTCACCGGAGGAGTGATAAGCGGTATAGGAAAGGGTGTGGTGGCCGCCTCGATAGGGAAGCTCATTCAAGCGAGGGGCTTCTCGGTCTCCATGATAAAGATAGATCCCTACCTCAATCCGGATCCCGGAACGCTGAACCCGATTGAACACGGTGAGGTCTTCGTGACGGAGGAGGTGTGGTCTTTCACCCCGGGAGGGGGAGTTGAGTTCAAGATAGCTGAGATAGACGAGGACTTCGGTCACTATGAGAGATTTCTGGATGTGAACATGCACCCTTCAAATAACATAACTAGCGGTCAAGTGATGTTGAACGTCATACTGGGTGAGAGGCAGGGCCAGTACTTGGGCCAGACTATAAGGCTGATACCCCACGTGACGGACGAGATCAAGAGGAGGGTGCGTGAGGTGGCTGTCAGGGAGAGGCCTGATGTCATGATCGTGGAGCTGGGTGGAACAGTGGGGGATTATGAAGCAATGGCCTTCGTGGAAGCATTGAGACAGCTCAGGCTGGAGCTGGGGAAGGGGAACTCGCTTCACGTTCACGTGACCTACGTACCCTTCGTCGAGACTATAGGTGAATTCAAAACAAAACCAGCCCAGCTCTTCTTCAGGGAAGTTCTAGCGGCGGGTCTCCCTCCAGATATTGTTATCGCCAGGACTTCATCCCCTCTTCCGGATAACGTCAAGAAGAAGCTCGCACTTTACGCTAGCGTACCTCTAAGCTCCGTATTCGATGACCCGGATCTGAGCGTGGTCTACGAATTGCCCATATACCTTGAGAGGCAGGGCCTGGGAAGGGTGCTCTCGGAAAGGCTCGGCTTGAATGGAGATCCTGATCTGAGCGATTGGGAGGAGATAACGGAGAGGTTCAGGAGGGGTGTCAGAAGGAGGATAGCCATGGTGGGGAAGTACTGGAGGATGGCTGATGTATACATCTCAATAGTGGAGGCGATAAAGCATGCCGGGGCCAGCTTGGGTGTCATGCCCGAGATAGTGCCCGTGG is a window of Candidatus Korarchaeota archaeon NZ13-K DNA encoding:
- a CDS encoding CTP synthase, which produces MDFKLVIVTGGVISGIGKGVVAASIGKLIQARGFSVSMIKIDPYLNPDPGTLNPIEHGEVFVTEEVWSFTPGGGVEFKIAEIDEDFGHYERFLDVNMHPSNNITSGQVMLNVILGERQGQYLGQTIRLIPHVTDEIKRRVREVAVRERPDVMIVELGGTVGDYEAMAFVEALRQLRLELGKGNSLHVHVTYVPFVETIGEFKTKPAQLFFREVLAAGLPPDIVIARTSSPLPDNVKKKLALYASVPLSSVFDDPDLSVVYELPIYLERQGLGRVLSERLGLNGDPDLSDWEEITERFRRGVRRRIAMVGKYWRMADVYISIVEAIKHAGASLGVMPEIVPVDSEGVERGDELWKIEGSDGIVLTPGFGSRGTEGMISTASFALKSGKPFLGICFGAQLATVAFAREVMGWKEANSTEINPATPWPVVDLLPEQKEVKGVGGTMRLGGQEVILLEGVLRRAYGKERIVERFRHRYHIIREYAERMEAFGYKVTAIDPTGRIINAFEVEGHPYFVGIQFHPEFKSRPGRPSPTYLSFIEAIRAI